A genomic segment from Cygnus atratus isolate AKBS03 ecotype Queensland, Australia chromosome Z, CAtr_DNAZoo_HiC_assembly, whole genome shotgun sequence encodes:
- the IER3IP1 gene encoding immediate early response 3-interacting protein 1: MAFTLYSLLQAGLLVVNAIAVLHEERFLRNVGWASDQGIGGFGEEPGIKAQLMNLIRSVRTVMRVPLIAVNSVTIVLLLLFG, from the exons ATGGCGTTCACGCTGTACTCGCTGCTGCAGGCCGGGCTGCTCGTCGTCAACGCCATCGCCGTGCTGCACGAGGAGCGCTTCCTCCGCAACG TTGGCTGGGCAAGTGATCAAGGGATTGGAGGATTTGGAGAGGAACCAGGAATTAAAGCACAGCTAATGAACCTCATTCGATCTGTACGAACCGTTATGAGAG TGCCATTAATAGCAGTGAACTCCGTTACCATCGTGCTCCTCCTATTATTTGGTTGA